The sequence CTTCATAACATGTAGTTTTGTTTGCTGATGGATTTACTTCGTAGCAATAAGTCTAGAACTGCTGGAGAAAAGATATAAACTACGGAAGCTCCCGAGATTGCACTCGAGATGGAGATTTCTGTGAAGAAGCCTGAAATTGTTGAAGAGGAGGGGGAGATAGGGGAAAATAGAGAGGTGGAGGAAGAGCAAAGTTGTAGTAGTAATGGGCCCATTTCATGGAATACTGGTTTTAACTCGCGCAAAAGGTCTGCCTCAAGTGGAGATGAGCGTAATGATTTTGTTGATGAGTCTAATAGAGTAGGCATGCAGAGGAGTTCCAGCACTGGTAATGTTGAGGGAAGAGTAAGACAGTATGTTCGTTCCAAAATGCCTCGCCTTCGTTGGACTCCAgatctgcatcattcttttttGCATGCCGTTGAGCGTCTAGGTGGCCAAGCCAGTAAGTTTAATTTCTGCTCTTCTATTGCAATGGAGTTTGTTATGTAGATTTTGTTTCAACCATGGTAGGAATGATTTATGAATGGAAACAAAATTAATCAGGATCGTTTGAATGCTAGCCTTTTGTCCCCTCTGATATGATTAACTTTTCAGGAGCGACACCTAAGTTAGTACTACAGCTTATGGACGTGAAGGGATTGACTATTGCCCACGTTAAGAGCCACCTGCAGGTATTGTTTCTCTCTGTGTCACTGTAGGTCTTTGTACATGTGCTAATTGAGGATTTGGTTGCTACTGTTTCGAGAGTTAAATTTTGTTTCTCTTTGTGCAGATGTACAGAAgcatgaaaaatgatgagaattgtCAAGGTAGGTGACTTCAAATTACCAATTATTTAAGGTCTAAAATTCGAAGTTCTTGTGATTTATCACATTCTATGATCTattatcaaaatgaaaaaaaaaaaaaaaatgaattaagaTACTTCGATAAAACCCAAGATTATTAAATCTAAAGGTTTAAACCTTACTTTCATTGTGTGGAATGGATCATACCGAGGATGAAAATTTACTCTGAAATTCCCACAACAATATGCTTCCGAATCTTTATGGTTTTTCTCGAGTGTTTATAATTATAGCCTATGAACAAAAATGCCCCTCTTTGCAGTGGAATACCTTTCTTCTTAGGGTTATGACTAGTAATATCAATGACCCGCCCTTTTTCTATATTACTATTGAAGGTTGTTAAACTCCTTTGTCTATAAAATTCCAGACAGATAGAGAGCTTGTGATAATAAACTCGAGTTAGGACCCTTGTCTTTTTACTTAAATCTTTCTTGGCTTTGGACTTTTGCAGAAATAGGGCAGACGCAGAGGTTCATGGAAGGAGGACAAGAGCATATTACAGACtgcttctctctttctagatcaatTAAAACAGCCGGCATACAGCGGTATGAAAATGAGAGATTTTCGGTCAACGAAAATTATGATTCTTCCCATTATTACAACCTTCTGCATCGACCCGCTTTACAGCGGTTTGATCCAAGCCCCTCAAATAGGTATGCTAATGGTATTTTGACAGTGGGTTATCCTATCCTATTATATCTATGGTTGATAGGGATCCTAACATAGATTTACAATTAATTTGGTAGACAACATACATAAAAGCAGCCTCAAGAATGGTGTAATTTATAAGAAAGGGCAATAATGATTATAATGTCGTGGGCACACTGCAGATATAACCAGATTCCTTGGGAGAGGCGTCAGGACTGGCTTTTGAGGTCATACACAAATCATTTTACACATCATGATAATTCAAGACAATTATATGAGTGGAACAGTATGAAGCGTCTGGATTGCAGTAGTAGGAAGGAACAGCATTTGTTTGACGTTGCTCTCAAAGAAGCTAAGCCACAGCTCCCACTTACTGCAGACCCTCCTGCTTCTTCACTACAATGGGGTACAAGACAGGAGGAAATAGAAGCTAAGAAATTACGCGAAATACCTAGAGGAGATTGTTTTATGCCTGGTGTAACCGGCCATGTCATCAAAAGCACAAGTAAAGACCAAATTGAGTTTGATTGTTTTCACAGAAATAGAATTTGTCAGACTCCCACTGTGGATTTAGCTAATATAGGCTTTGTTAGAATGCCCACGACTTCACACGTTACGGGCATCAACAAAAATACAAATACAACCTTTGGCCAAGCGCCAGTTACAGCCAAAATACAGCCTCGAATTGCTTTGGAGCAGGAGCAGCCATGTTTGAAACTTCAGGTACCTTCACGACTCCTTTGTATTGTACAGCTCagtttattgatttgatttgaaatgTTCAGTAGGTTGTTTCTTGTTATTTTGGACTTTTTCATCAATATTTGGGAATATTTGGGATATACTCCATAATCATATTTCCTCTAACTTTTTTATCATGGGAAGGATGGATCATGGATCATGGAGTGGGATCATCAATATTTTTGAGTCACATTTTATGATCACATTTTTCTAACTCTCTATTTTTTCAAACCATGATTACATTTCTTCTTTTCTAGTTTTCTATTATCCTGAAGATGAATTATAGAACATCAACATTttaaatcatattccatgatcACATTTCTTCTCCTCTAACTCTCTATTATCCTAATAATAGATCATCGAATATAAACAACCTTAATGAAAAAATTCTAACACAATTTAATCCAAAATAACAAACAGCATTACAAATTTTGAAAACTTATCATTAAGTTATGTAGGTTGCCACCAGGTTATACACAAAACGTCTGGTGTGATTTTCCATGATTTAAGAGCAGAAATCTCATATGACTCATGGATCCCTAATATTTTTGCTTAACTTGGCAGCTACAGCGAGGGCAGGAGCCCCAGCAATCGAAAGAAGTAATAAGTATTCCGGGACTTCCAGGTCAATCACATAATGAAGCTGTAACAAAAAGGAAATTGAGGGAATCTCATACTGATCATGAGGAAACCTGTTCGGCGGAGGAAGTAGACAGTAGCTTAAACCTTTCATTGTTCTCGAAATATGAAGTAAAGGAAGGACCCAAGTTTCTGAGGAAAGAAGAATATCGAAATGAGTTAAGACAAGGTTTGCAGCAGCAACCGGCAGATGACATTCCTGTTTTAGATCTGACCATGTCGCTTCGGCCATTGGAATGAGCACTTGGTAAGACACAAATGAGTGAATGTTTTTTTCTTTGTTCTTTTTTATGCATTCCATAAACATTTTGCACTTATGTTTTCTCGTGCCAAGATGTTTCTATGGATGGCTAACCGAATAGCTTATATCCTTGGTAAAATCATGATCGCATAGGTATATAGTCAGACAAGCAGTGTTCTCTGCAGAAACTGCTCGTGTTACTATATGACTTAAGATTGATTTTACTATTCTaaatttcattttgaaagcaatgTATTTGTATAAACTTGAGGATTCAAGCCATATTATATAGAAATAGGACAACTTTGATAGACCATTTCCATGCATTTTGTTCAGCTCCAAAAAATGGGATTTCATCTATCTTACAAGTATTGCCAGAAACTCTTGGTGATATAAATCTGTAATGTTACGAAGTATTATTTCTGCTTGGCACAGACGTTATTTTAAACATACAGCGCACACTCTTCTTACTATAGAATGAAATTGAATCGCAAACAAAAAAATTCATTCAGTAGTTGAAGATCAAACTGAACATTGTAAGGTGTAGATTTATTTGTAAGGGCTTGGAGTGTATTCTCGAGAAATTGGAGTGCATTTACAGGAGTTATTTGAACCACTTGAGGCGATTCTATGAAAAAAACACGTCTTTGTGATATACATGAACCTCAAGAAATACTATCAGAAATGTACAGAAACGCTGTACAACTTATTTATCTTGAAAGCACACTGAATTTCACTTAGATTTTAGAGCGGAATTGAGTTATTGACTGATCTGAATGGAAATTAATCCCGAAATTCTAACACTTCTAAATAGTATGGCTCTAAACACTGCCCTTCAAAACAGACATTGTTACATTAATGGTGGGTGATACCGAATTTCGTATGCATGTTAACCTCTGTTTTATATTTACTATATATATGGACAATTGTGCGATCCCAGATATTGGTAACTATAGATAGTTGCCTTACACATTGGGATGTCCTATTACAGTTATTCCACATGAAAGTTTATTAGACTTGTGCTTTTCTAATGGCTCACAAAGAATCTATCAGAAATTGACTCGTAAGTTTAGTTTTCATACTAGGTTTATAATTTGTGGGTGTAACGTTTATCACTAATTTTGTAGGATAATGGGATACTAGTATAATAGGTTTCAGAGAGTGTgtctaaaataatatttttttaaatatgaaaataagaaataTGTATTAAAAGTTAAGGAATTAATGTTCCGATTAATGTCCAAACTTTTTACATAGCAGCCTTTAGGTAGATAAGAGGTGTCCCACGAATAATGAGACGATCAAACACAAAGGATCAAATATAGCCAAAAAACTAGCAATCGAACAGAAACAAACAAGGATCGGGTAATAACTCTAAAAGGACTACAGAAATCAAAACATAGATTCCTAAGGACTACGGCCCTTCACGACCTGACACTTTTGATTGAGAATGCTCAGCTCCTCCAAAAAAGACAAACCCCTATAAAAAGAAATTTTCTTTGAGGGGGTAGCATTTGTGGATATAATGACATGACCATTCTTAGCCTAATGGGCTTGAGAACCAATAGAAGCCTCGTCTTGCCTAGAGCTCTTCCATTTGGCATGTTTTCTTTCTAGCTCCTTCTAAGGACTTGCAAAGAGACCGCAATCTTGTTGACCATCTCTCTATTGAAAGAAAAAATATTCATccacatttttcatcattttttttttgtttatcctTGATTTTATTAGGAATTGTCGACTCTATGgtcttcctttcctcctccaagacCATGTGAGATTTTAATGCATTTACTTCCTCTTGGATAGGGTGTCCCACTTATCCAATCTCTCAGCTAGACCTTCATAGAAGCCCTCACCACTTCATCTTTAGCCTCAAAGGACCAATCCCTATCCTTCACATCCGTTGCAACTAGGGCCTCTAACCAAGTGACCTTACCCTTCACAATATTTAACTACATCTAAAACCATTTAATAGTTTTGTTCTCCTAATTGTAGGCCCTTCTCAACTCACTAATCTTGACACAAACATTTGTGCAACTAGTGCAATCAAGAGGGTAACACAAGGGAATGAGTAGAAGAACCCCTATTCTTAGGTTTAGACCTCAAAATGTGATGATGAGAATTTTTAGGGGACCAATTAGAGGACGTGGACCATTAGGACGAGTCATTAGAAATATCTTCTGGGGGATTAATGAGAGCAACATATTTTCATTTCTAAGACTCAGTCAAGGTTTGAAAGGTTTTCTTTCTAGAAAACCACTAAGGGTTGGCATGTTTCGAGGGGGTGGGGTTTTCACGAAAGCTGAGGAAGAGGCTCTCAAGATATTGGGAATCATGGATTGATTCAAATCTACAACCAAAGAAGGGTTATACTATAGGATAGGGGATTGATAGCTAGAGAGAGACTCAAATTAAAATTGTGTAGTCTAAATATAAAACCTTGATGAAAGGGTAAGGCATTCGACTTATACTAAGCTATTATAACTAACTAAGACAAAGAGAGATGAATTCAAAACGGGAAATTCATCCTAATGCCATGTCTAAAGTGATTTAATATGGGAAAGAGTTCTGAGTGAAACCTTTTGAAGTGGTCATCTAGCGTGACATATCTCATCAAAACCtctaccacctccttctattataTTGGTAGGTCATCTCTATTAAATTTGTTCTAAAGCTAAGTGATTCTCTCACCCTCCAATAGGAAATTCATGAAATCCTCcttctttgggtattttagaaaaataAACCCCATCAATAGGGAGGCTAGTAGCCGCTAAAATTGAATCAACTGTCACAACAAACAACAACCCTCTGATATTAACCTTGTTATTGACCCAAGAGCTAGAAAATTTTGTAGACGGAATGAGGTCATGATTAGTCATCACTTCAATATAGAAGAAGTTCCCCTTCTCGAATATCAACCATAAAACATTGTTTTTCTTCAAAGACTCACAACCATTGGGATCCACTTGCATCAGATCTCCACCCATGGTAGGCCAGTGAACAATAGTGAAAGCATCTTTTCTCATAACATACAAATTAGGAAATTTAGAGACAACTAGAAGACTTTTATTAAATGTAAAAAAGACATCCCATCCAAATAAGGGAAATACATCACCCACATAGGATAATAATGATAACGACAAGTGAAATGAAACTTAGAAAAAAGGTGACCCATATATTAATTCTATTTGATCTTTGACCATTTGAGATCATGGTGCCCACATCAATAGAGAGGTCTTCCATAGATGTCCACACCTTCAAATTGTGAAGAAAATGATCTATTCTAGACAGTTGTATCAACATATGTGTTTCCTTCATGGAATGTATGTTAGAGTCTATATTGGGTGAGAGTACCAAGATTGTGATGAGAATCAGCAATAAGATCTCCCACAAGCCAGCTAGGGGATGCATTTTGATTAAGTATCATGTTCATGTTTCTCGAGTCCCCTTTAATGATGATTTTATCAACCTCTTTTCCCTTTGCCAGCGAAATGTCATGGTACGTAGTTGCCACCTCAACAAAGTTTGAGGTTAGGACCCCCAGGTTGACCATGTAAGCAAAAATTAACCTACCTTTGGCATCCCTAAGGATACCTCCCTCTCCTACCTAACTTGGATTTCCTTTAGATGGGCCATCAAAAGTTAAGTTAAACTAACTAGTGTCGGGTGGGTTGGGAGGGTTCCAATTAAGTAATTAAAGTTAATATTGAAATATATAAAATCTAGTCATTTGtcacaaaaaaaaatgtaatataTGTTTTTATATCAAGACATATATGTTGGTATTTACCTTTTACTTTTGAAATCAAGTATTCTTGCAATTACCATTGTTTGAAAGTCTTATTTTTAAGCTAGGTCTAGTACATGTAGAGAACTATCAAATACCTATTTCAAGCCACTAAAATTATTGGCttgaagaaagaagatgataagTTCAATATTTACAAAAGAATTCTTTTTGTTTTCCCTTACTCAAGTGATGGTGTCTAAGCATACAAGATTCTCCATTATATAACACTAACGACCTCTAATATTGATATTGAAAGAAAGTTTCTATGAATTTCCCATCCCTAAAAATACATTATAATCTTCAATCCTTTAAAAATTGTGCTTCTAAAATGAAATAATTCTTATATTCTACCTCCTATATATGTATCTCATGAAAATTGTAAGTCTACAATAGAATGATTCTTAACATCCACTACTTAAAAGTGAAGTAGATAAATTTGTTTCCTTTCTTATGTCTAGTGATTTGTCTCAATTGTCAATTGATTACTAGACTCAATTATGATTTGCACAAGGGGAACCCTATGTCCATTACAtagttatatttaaatatttttcaaaaggaTAATGTCTCTAtcacatttttgaaaaaagctaAGTCTTGATTGATGTAATTTTAGAGTCAATATCTTAGATATAAAATAAATTTGTGCTGAATACACACACTATAAAATGACATCTAGGATGTCTTTGTAACTATCTTCATGTTATTCTCTAAAATTAAGAGGCCTCCAAAATAATCTTGTACGAAAGAAGATTATGAATAAAAATAACAGTAATCTATATAAGAAAGATCACTCCAGTTAACCGGTATTCCTCGATTACTTTAAGAGAGTTGAAAATAATCATTAAACATAATAAGTATATttacaataaaaaattaataaaaaaaattattaaaaaaaattagaaacaactttttcaaaaatataaaaaataatatatttctaatataatattataaaataatttaataaattaaaaaattaaaataataacatACAATCTTGTCCACTTTGAAATATTCCTGGAgcatttataatttaatttcttaaCAATGTATTATCTAcctaatcaaaaataaataaataaattatatgacaattttTAATTTCCATATTATTTTGACTAATatctattatatattattaaaatttagCTAGCTAATTATTGGATGCtttgtttttaattttatattatattttaacttGTTAATAAATGAATAGTATAAAAAATATATAAGCataccttttaattaaattatatttgtaAGGATTCACAATATCTATAAATTTTTCTTTATAAGTTATTACATAAATCAATATCTATATAgaattttatattataaatataatgtaaATTTTCTTTTGTACCAAATAAATCTAAAACGATTTATCACATTAAATGTGATGTtatttgttttttaatgtttttaaaatatgtaattttTAACTCATATTTATTTATTGACATATATATTTTGTTCAACTTCACTTTGAAAATgtcattaaaaatattaaatttctttatttgttttaattgtATATCATATCATTATGTCTTAGATTCTTTTGAAGTCAACTTATTAGTTATTCCATCTCATCATTATTAACTAATTTTTTTTAGGTACAAAATTGAAATGTTCAATAATGTAAGTAAGATGTAACCATATAACTTATGTTAAATATCATCCAAATACATTAAAATCATTTCTCCAATATTAAATCttataaatatatttcattaaatttgattTATCTTAATTTAATACATAAGTGTAAGTTATTTAGATTAATAGTTTATAGTTATGGATAATAAATACTTGAAATTAAAGTATTAAATTATGCAAATTGTATACAATGTAAAAGCAACAAGAATAATTTTTTTCaagaaatatttatatataatattgatTTCTAAAGGATCTAGAATTACAAAtaagagatcctaatccattttaTGTCTATGATTTGAATAGTTTATCTATATAATGACAAGGTAagtttataaataaattatttaatctgcATTTATATCTATCATAAAAtccataaaaaaaaatctaaaattatacTTCCTCAA is a genomic window of Cryptomeria japonica chromosome 7, Sugi_1.0, whole genome shotgun sequence containing:
- the LOC131048594 gene encoding uncharacterized protein LOC131048594, with amino-acid sequence MEISVKKPEIVEEEGEIGENREVEEEQSCSSNGPISWNTGFNSRKRSASSGDERNDFVDESNRVGMQRSSSTGNVEGRVRQYVRSKMPRLRWTPDLHHSFLHAVERLGGQARATPKLVLQLMDVKGLTIAHVKSHLQMYRSMKNDENCQEIGQTQRFMEGGQEHITDCFSLSRSIKTAGIQRYENERFSVNENYDSSHYYNLLHRPALQRFDPSPSNRYNQIPWERRQDWLLRSYTNHFTHHDNSRQLYEWNSMKRLDCSSRKEQHLFDVALKEAKPQLPLTADPPASSLQWGTRQEEIEAKKLREIPRGDCFMPGVTGHVIKSTSKDQIEFDCFHRNRICQTPTVDLANIGFVRMPTTSHVTGINKNTNTTFGQAPVTAKIQPRIALEQEQPCLKLQLQRGQEPQQSKEVISIPGLPGQSHNEAVTKRKLRESHTDHEETCSAEEVDSSLNLSLFSKYEVKEGPKFLRKEEYRNELRQGLQQQPADDIPVLDLTMSLRPLE